In the genome of Leeuwenhoekiella sp. MAR_2009_132, one region contains:
- a CDS encoding HupE/UreJ family protein gives MKIKKIYAFLILFLCGAFVSMAYAHGVDEDTQTFLLGNSGVAFGSFLYIGAKHMITGYDHLLFLVGVIFFLYKPKEVLLYVSFFTIGHSTTLLLGVLADININAYLIDAIIALSIVYKGFDNLGGFKRFFGKQPNTKAAVLIFGLFHGFGLASKLQEFKFDKDGLFTNLIGFNIGVEIGQFIALAVVLILITIWRRQPSFMKFSTITNTALMAAGFLLLGFQLTGYFTS, from the coding sequence ATGAAAATCAAAAAAATATATGCCTTTCTCATTCTTTTTCTATGTGGAGCATTTGTTTCAATGGCGTATGCTCACGGAGTAGATGAAGACACGCAAACATTTTTATTAGGAAACAGCGGCGTGGCATTCGGCTCCTTTCTTTATATAGGAGCAAAACATATGATTACAGGTTATGACCATCTGCTATTTTTGGTCGGCGTTATTTTCTTTCTGTATAAACCGAAAGAAGTGCTTTTATATGTTAGCTTTTTTACCATTGGCCATAGTACAACGTTACTGTTAGGTGTTTTAGCCGATATAAATATTAATGCATACTTAATAGATGCTATCATTGCGCTATCCATTGTTTATAAGGGATTCGACAATTTGGGAGGTTTCAAACGTTTCTTTGGCAAACAACCTAACACGAAAGCAGCAGTTTTGATATTCGGTCTGTTTCACGGTTTTGGTCTTGCCAGTAAACTGCAAGAATTTAAATTTGATAAAGACGGCCTTTTTACTAATCTAATTGGTTTCAATATAGGTGTAGAAATAGGACAATTTATTGCTTTGGCAGTTGTGTTAATCCTTATTACAATTTGGAGAAGACAACCCAGTTTTATGAAATTTTCAACAATTACAAATACAGCACTTATGGCAGCAGGGTTTTTATTGCTCGGCTTCCAATTAACAGGCTATTTTACATCTTAA
- a CDS encoding efflux RND transporter periplasmic adaptor subunit, with translation MKIKFNTKISLLILSTLLVVACGNKDSEKMESSEESSMKEEQLVATGIKQITFTKDQYNLAEIETGAIEMRNLSNIIKLNGTIDVEPESMASVSAPLGGYLKTAGRLPGEAIKKGQVLATIENPEFIQIQQGYLESLSRLQFLEEEFNRQKKLREEDINSAKTFQQVSSDYKITQGRVKAYEQQLALAGIIRSSVQNGNITRTANLYAPISGFIKASNVNIGDYVSPQDVLFELVDLNDIHLALNAFERDLEKLEIGQTVKFSLSDDNTFNRTAEIFIIGKATGSDRMTPVHCHIKQENQKGLLPGMYVKAWVESGTNKQNAIPSAALVQYEGKDYVILQTEETENGYTFKLEQVKKGIEQEGYTAITFADGATVQNFKPVVKNAYSILSALRNSEEEE, from the coding sequence ATGAAAATAAAATTCAATACAAAAATTTCGCTGCTCATTTTATCCACCCTATTGGTGGTGGCTTGTGGCAATAAGGATTCCGAAAAAATGGAATCTTCCGAAGAATCTTCGATGAAAGAAGAACAACTCGTTGCAACTGGAATCAAACAAATCACTTTTACCAAAGACCAATACAATCTTGCCGAAATTGAAACCGGTGCGATTGAAATGAGAAATTTAAGTAACATCATAAAACTAAATGGTACCATAGATGTAGAGCCTGAAAGTATGGCTTCTGTATCTGCACCTTTAGGAGGTTATTTAAAAACGGCTGGCAGATTGCCTGGTGAAGCAATTAAAAAAGGGCAAGTCTTGGCAACCATTGAGAATCCTGAATTTATCCAAATCCAACAGGGTTATTTGGAAAGTTTGAGCAGACTTCAATTTCTTGAAGAAGAATTTAATCGACAAAAGAAATTGAGAGAGGAGGACATCAATTCTGCAAAAACATTTCAGCAGGTTTCTTCAGATTATAAAATAACACAAGGAAGAGTGAAGGCATACGAACAGCAGCTTGCCCTTGCGGGAATAATTAGAAGTTCTGTCCAAAATGGTAATATAACACGAACCGCAAATCTTTATGCACCAATTTCAGGTTTTATAAAAGCGAGTAATGTAAATATCGGTGATTATGTTTCCCCACAGGATGTGCTATTTGAACTGGTGGATTTAAACGATATTCATTTGGCATTGAACGCCTTTGAGAGAGATTTAGAAAAGCTGGAGATTGGCCAAACCGTTAAATTTTCGCTTTCTGATGACAATACCTTCAATCGTACTGCCGAGATTTTCATAATTGGAAAAGCGACTGGTAGTGACCGTATGACGCCAGTTCATTGCCATATTAAACAAGAAAACCAAAAAGGCTTATTACCGGGAATGTACGTAAAAGCTTGGGTAGAAAGCGGTACAAATAAGCAAAATGCGATTCCGTCGGCAGCCCTTGTCCAATATGAAGGGAAAGATTATGTAATCCTTCAAACCGAAGAAACGGAAAATGGGTATACATTCAAGTTAGAACAGGTTAAAAAAGGAATTGAGCAGGAAGGATATACAGCCATAACTTTTGCCGATGGCGCTACTGTTCAAAATTTTAAACCTGTTGTTAAAAACGCTTATTCCATCTTGTCTGCATTAAGAAATTCTGAAGAAGAAGAATAA